One segment of Heliomicrobium gestii DNA contains the following:
- a CDS encoding Crp/Fnr family transcriptional regulator → MNREEILRLSACPLFNGLTPEVVKAMQVCLEPKIARYKRNDVIAFAGEAFDSIGILLTGEAQVIKETAAGHRAMMDMLRPGGLFGEIVVFSTNASWPATVIAQEESQVMFIPRRKLIGQCERSCDWHRVIIQNMLRIISEKAMMLNKKVEYLSIKSMRGKLSAFFLEQQKKAGAATFRLPMKRNELADFLNVSRPSMSREMARMREEGLIDFHLETVRIIDMEALRDRSE, encoded by the coding sequence ATGAACAGGGAAGAGATCCTCCGGCTGAGCGCCTGCCCGCTCTTCAACGGCCTGACACCCGAGGTGGTCAAGGCGATGCAGGTATGCCTTGAACCGAAAATTGCCCGGTATAAAAGGAACGATGTCATCGCCTTTGCCGGCGAAGCCTTTGACAGCATCGGCATTCTGCTCACAGGCGAAGCCCAGGTGATCAAGGAAACGGCGGCCGGTCACCGAGCGATGATGGACATGCTCCGTCCCGGGGGCCTCTTTGGCGAGATCGTTGTCTTTTCCACCAACGCCAGCTGGCCGGCCACGGTCATCGCTCAGGAAGAGAGTCAGGTCATGTTCATCCCCCGGCGCAAGCTGATCGGTCAATGTGAACGCAGTTGCGACTGGCACCGCGTCATCATCCAAAACATGCTTCGCATCATCTCCGAGAAGGCCATGATGCTGAACAAAAAAGTAGAGTACCTGTCCATCAAGAGCATGCGGGGAAAACTGAGCGCCTTTTTCTTGGAGCAGCAAAAAAAAGCCGGCGCCGCCACCTTTCGCTTGCCCATGAAGCGAAACGAACTGGCCGACTTTCTGAACGTGTCCCGGCCCTCTATGTCGAGGGAGATGGCGCGCATGCGTGAAGAGGGGTTGATCGATTTTCACCTGGAGACGGTGCGCATCATCGACATGGAGGCATTGCGAGACAGGTCTGAATAA
- a CDS encoding methyl-accepting chemotaxis protein, giving the protein MSIRKQILFWLVMFALLPLLLASGLSYFSVNKSLAEIEREQARFAGESTVNTLGVLLQRAEVAAKTYAFWDEAHEHLNENEKEWIHKEIIEGAINDYEMDFGVVADLSGNILASYGKEGFSGDLRKHPSIKKLIAGEKLISGFYQGEQGLALIGAAKILESKGLGLPVGYLVLGTYVDTPHLETVKKLVGADITLFSDQGKWLMTTDEGLATEQPPGEEVSKRQVKETYYLSTIRPLADINGDVVAQVAAAIPVTASVQTEKNIKMVTVGTLLVSLLIALAFGTATSGRLAKPITATAELLRTIAGGDLRPREVHVEGQGEIKTLIDAYRTMAENLRALILGANTSADEVAQSFDLLKVNMSDIEKATEEITNGVQEVAARSQAVAETAERSVDVVTQIQGNIHAMIQEFEETRTVSRAAAESAQGGARVIDQVTAHMERIRKKSMETEETVTALGEQSQKISQIIETITAIASQTNLLALNAAIEAARAGDQGRGFAVVAEEVRKLAEESAAAAAEIQSIVQRVCEGTEASIRAIAEEAETVRDGSLLIEKSGQVFAEVERISTHVASHVETIADRATELRSQSEAVLRQVADVKENIVTVTAHSQVIASASEEQLASVHEGTDSASRLDVMAQRLKTLTGQFSL; this is encoded by the coding sequence ATGTCGATTCGCAAACAGATCCTTTTTTGGTTGGTCATGTTCGCGCTGTTGCCGCTGTTGTTGGCAAGTGGTTTGAGTTATTTTTCTGTCAACAAGAGCTTGGCTGAGATCGAACGGGAACAGGCGCGCTTTGCCGGCGAGTCCACCGTAAACACCCTGGGTGTTCTGCTGCAGCGGGCAGAGGTGGCGGCGAAGACCTATGCCTTTTGGGATGAGGCCCATGAGCATTTGAACGAAAACGAGAAAGAATGGATTCATAAGGAAATCATTGAAGGCGCGATCAATGATTATGAAATGGACTTTGGTGTTGTCGCCGATCTGTCGGGAAATATCCTGGCTTCCTACGGAAAGGAGGGTTTCTCCGGTGATCTGCGCAAACATCCCTCCATAAAAAAGCTGATCGCCGGGGAGAAACTGATCTCCGGTTTTTACCAGGGCGAACAGGGGCTGGCCTTGATCGGCGCGGCCAAGATCTTGGAGTCAAAGGGCCTCGGTCTGCCGGTCGGTTATCTGGTTTTGGGCACATATGTGGACACGCCTCATCTGGAGACCGTGAAAAAGTTGGTGGGCGCCGATATCACCCTCTTTTCCGATCAGGGAAAATGGCTCATGACGACCGATGAAGGGCTCGCAACCGAACAACCGCCTGGTGAGGAAGTGAGCAAGCGCCAGGTGAAAGAGACCTACTACCTGAGCACGATCCGTCCCCTTGCAGACATCAATGGCGATGTGGTCGCTCAGGTGGCGGCGGCGATCCCGGTGACGGCGAGCGTACAGACGGAGAAGAATATAAAAATGGTCACTGTTGGCACATTGCTGGTGAGTCTCCTCATCGCCCTCGCTTTCGGCACAGCCACATCGGGCCGGTTGGCCAAACCGATCACCGCCACAGCGGAATTGCTGCGGACGATCGCTGGCGGCGATCTGCGGCCTCGCGAGGTTCATGTTGAAGGGCAAGGGGAGATCAAAACCCTCATTGACGCCTACCGGACGATGGCGGAGAACCTGCGCGCGCTGATCCTGGGCGCCAATACCAGCGCCGATGAGGTTGCCCAATCATTCGATCTATTGAAGGTAAATATGAGCGATATTGAAAAAGCCACGGAAGAGATCACCAATGGCGTCCAAGAGGTGGCTGCTCGTTCCCAGGCTGTGGCCGAAACAGCAGAGCGTTCGGTCGATGTGGTCACCCAGATCCAGGGAAACATCCATGCCATGATTCAAGAATTCGAAGAGACGCGGACCGTTTCCCGGGCAGCGGCCGAGTCGGCCCAGGGCGGCGCCCGCGTGATCGATCAGGTGACCGCGCACATGGAGCGCATCCGGAAAAAGTCCATGGAAACGGAAGAGACCGTCACTGCCCTGGGTGAACAGTCACAGAAGATCAGCCAGATCATTGAAACGATCACGGCGATCGCTAGCCAGACAAACCTGCTCGCCCTGAATGCGGCCATCGAGGCGGCGAGGGCGGGCGACCAGGGACGGGGGTTCGCCGTGGTGGCCGAAGAAGTGCGCAAACTGGCCGAGGAATCGGCTGCCGCCGCTGCTGAGATTCAGTCGATCGTCCAGCGCGTCTGTGAGGGAACGGAGGCATCGATCCGAGCCATCGCCGAGGAAGCGGAGACCGTCCGGGACGGTTCCCTTTTGATTGAAAAATCGGGCCAGGTCTTTGCGGAGGTTGAGCGGATATCCACACACGTCGCCAGCCATGTGGAAACCATCGCCGACCGGGCGACAGAATTGCGCAGCCAGAGCGAAGCGGTGTTGCGCCAGGTGGCCGATGTGAAAGAAAACATCGTTACGGTGACAGCCCATTCGCAGGTCATCGCCTCTGCCTCAGAGGAACAACTGGCCTCAGTACATGAAGGAACCGATTCGGCGTCCAGGTTAGATGTGATGGCGCAACGGCTCAAGACCTTGACCGGGCAATTTTCCCTTTGA
- the spoVG gene encoding septation regulator SpoVG, with amino-acid sequence MKITDIRIRKLYVDSKIKAIFSVTFDSAFVVHDVKVVEGPNGLIVAMPSRKRPDGKYCDIFHPISADAREVVSSAIMSAYNEAVDQSSQDGVTA; translated from the coding sequence GTGAAGATCACAGACATTCGGATTCGCAAACTGTATGTGGACAGCAAGATAAAAGCAATCTTCTCTGTAACATTCGATAGCGCCTTTGTCGTCCATGACGTCAAGGTGGTGGAAGGACCCAATGGCCTGATCGTGGCCATGCCCAGCCGCAAGCGGCCAGATGGCAAATACTGCGACATTTTTCATCCCATCTCTGCTGACGCGCGCGAGGTCGTCTCTTCCGCTATCATGAGCGCCTACAATGAAGCGGTCGATCAAAGCAGTCAGGACGGGGTCACAGCTTGA
- a CDS encoding creatininase family protein — MEIITMSWPSLGSIDPEKSLLFLPIVPLEEHGPHLPIGVDCHCAVEGCRRSAVKLEGQSSLRPYVFPLIPLGVARETADFPGTLSLTEQVFFPLVVELLSSVSRWGFRYAVVVSPHGSPAHLAAIHAAIAAVEKNHPLRVAEPFAHWFFHLPHDPAPNAIPDIHAGRVETSLMLALHPEQVDREAARQLSPVAIDNLHSSGTWREKGASGGYLGNPAAASAEEGQRLLPGLEIWADAAMDLLKGVAWPPPPLIQGLTNKFLRMDP, encoded by the coding sequence ATGGAGATCATCACCATGTCCTGGCCGAGCTTGGGTTCGATCGACCCGGAGAAGAGCCTCTTGTTCTTGCCCATTGTCCCGCTCGAAGAACATGGCCCTCATCTCCCCATCGGAGTCGACTGCCATTGCGCCGTCGAGGGATGCCGGCGGTCAGCAGTCAAACTGGAAGGCCAGTCTTCGCTCCGCCCCTATGTCTTTCCCTTGATCCCCCTGGGTGTGGCCAGGGAAACGGCTGATTTTCCCGGCACCCTGTCTCTGACCGAACAGGTCTTTTTCCCCTTGGTCGTTGAACTGCTGTCTTCGGTGAGCCGGTGGGGGTTTCGCTATGCCGTCGTCGTCTCTCCCCATGGATCGCCGGCCCATCTCGCCGCTATCCACGCCGCCATCGCAGCGGTCGAAAAGAACCATCCGCTCAGGGTCGCCGAGCCCTTTGCCCACTGGTTTTTCCATTTACCTCATGATCCGGCGCCCAATGCCATTCCGGACATTCATGCCGGTCGCGTCGAAACATCGCTCATGCTGGCCCTGCATCCGGAACAGGTTGACCGGGAAGCGGCGCGGCAACTTTCCCCGGTGGCGATCGACAACCTGCATTCCTCCGGCACATGGCGGGAGAAAGGCGCGTCCGGCGGGTATTTGGGCAATCCTGCTGCGGCCTCCGCTGAAGAAGGGCAGCGATTGCTCCCTGGCCTGGAGATCTGGGCCGACGCAGCCATGGACCTTCTGAAAGGCGTCGCCTGGCCTCCCCCTCCTTTGATCCAAGGCCTCACGAACAAATTCTTACGCATGGATCCGTAA
- a CDS encoding EamA family transporter — MTGYMLMFVLLCWGLWPIMDKKFLTGINPWWGIFWAELCGLLFLPLLYWIAKKYGGDVEGVPATLGWGFLSRLLDLMGLMFFYILLSKNPAGWTIITVSMYPLVTLFFGILFFGETLNGRVLMGSACVLSGLMLLMRR, encoded by the coding sequence ATGACCGGCTACATGCTGATGTTTGTCCTCCTCTGCTGGGGCTTGTGGCCGATCATGGACAAGAAGTTCTTGACCGGCATCAATCCATGGTGGGGCATTTTCTGGGCCGAGCTATGTGGGCTGTTGTTTCTGCCGCTGTTGTACTGGATCGCGAAGAAGTACGGCGGTGATGTAGAGGGAGTGCCCGCGACGTTGGGATGGGGCTTTTTGAGTCGGTTGTTGGATCTGATGGGGCTTATGTTCTTCTATATTTTGTTGAGCAAAAATCCTGCCGGATGGACGATCATAACGGTATCCATGTACCCGTTAGTGACCCTTTTCTTTGGCATCCTCTTCTTTGGGGAGACATTGAACGGGCGGGTGCTGATGGGGAGCGCCTGTGTGCTCAGTGGGCTCATGTTGCTGATGCGACGATAG